A genomic region of uncultured Paludibaculum sp. contains the following coding sequences:
- the glmU gene encoding bifunctional UDP-N-acetylglucosamine diphosphorylase/glucosamine-1-phosphate N-acetyltransferase GlmU, with the protein MSVSVVILAAGLGTRMKSNLAKVLHRAGGACLLEHVIRSARTIADAGQITAVIGHQAERVRQEVAAFGVQYQVQTEQKGTGHALRVCAGLPGLNQGRVVVLYGDCPLLSAATLQRLIAAHDAGGQSATVITTHLENPTGYGRILRDADGNVRSIVEEKAATAEEKRVTEINSGIYCFEAADLWRHLAKVEPNPASGEIYLTDLVELLRASGLATVPLVIEDPSEILGINTRVDLAEVDRLFRDRKARELMLSGVTIERPETVIIDHSVEVGRDTVIGPFAQLLGTTRIAAECRVGAMSILENATIGAGAIVHPYSSIQDSTLEAGAHVGPYARMRMGAVVEEGAHVGNFVELKKTRLGAGSKSMHLAYLGDATIGSNVNIGAGTITCNYDGQKKSPTLIGDGAFVGSNSTLVAPVEIGAGSYVGAGSVITKEVPPDALGIGRGRQENKEGWAKARREKKKS; encoded by the coding sequence ATGTCTGTCTCCGTTGTCATCCTCGCCGCGGGCCTGGGCACGCGCATGAAATCGAATCTGGCCAAAGTGCTGCACCGCGCTGGTGGAGCCTGCCTGCTGGAACATGTCATCCGGTCGGCGCGCACCATTGCGGACGCCGGCCAGATTACCGCCGTGATCGGCCATCAGGCCGAGCGGGTCCGCCAGGAAGTGGCGGCCTTCGGAGTCCAGTACCAGGTGCAGACTGAGCAGAAGGGGACGGGCCATGCCTTGCGCGTTTGCGCGGGCCTGCCGGGCCTGAATCAGGGGCGCGTCGTCGTGCTTTACGGCGATTGTCCGCTGCTGTCCGCGGCGACGCTGCAGCGCCTGATTGCCGCGCATGACGCCGGCGGCCAGTCGGCGACGGTGATTACGACGCATCTCGAGAATCCGACGGGCTACGGGCGCATCCTGCGCGATGCTGACGGCAACGTGCGCTCGATCGTCGAGGAGAAGGCGGCGACGGCCGAAGAGAAGCGCGTGACCGAGATCAACTCGGGCATCTACTGCTTTGAAGCCGCCGACCTGTGGCGGCACCTGGCAAAGGTGGAACCCAATCCGGCGTCGGGCGAGATCTACCTGACGGATCTGGTGGAACTGTTGCGGGCATCCGGCCTGGCCACGGTTCCGTTGGTGATCGAGGATCCGAGCGAGATCCTGGGCATCAATACACGAGTGGATCTGGCCGAGGTCGACCGGCTGTTCCGCGACCGCAAGGCGCGCGAACTGATGCTCTCCGGTGTGACCATCGAGCGGCCGGAGACCGTGATCATCGACCACTCCGTGGAAGTGGGACGGGACACCGTGATCGGCCCGTTCGCGCAGTTGCTCGGTACGACCCGGATCGCGGCGGAGTGCCGGGTCGGGGCGATGTCGATTCTCGAGAACGCGACCATCGGCGCCGGCGCGATCGTCCACCCCTATTCCTCGATTCAGGACTCGACCCTCGAGGCGGGCGCGCATGTGGGCCCCTACGCCCGGATGAGGATGGGCGCCGTGGTGGAAGAGGGCGCGCACGTGGGCAACTTCGTCGAACTGAAGAAGACGCGGCTGGGCGCGGGTTCGAAGTCGATGCATCTGGCCTATCTGGGCGACGCGACCATCGGCAGCAACGTAAACATCGGCGCGGGGACGATCACCTGCAACTACGACGGCCAGAAGAAGAGCCCGACGCTGATCGGAGACGGCGCATTTGTGGGCAGCAATTCGACGCTGGTCGCACCGGTGGAGATCGGTGCGGGCAGCTATGTCGGTGCGGGCAGCGTGATCACCAAGGAAGTGCCGCCGGACGCACTGGGCATCGGCCGCGGTCGCCAGGAAAACAAGGAAGGCTGGGCGAAGGCCCGGCGCGAGAAGAAGAAAAGTTAG